In uncultured Methanobacterium sp., a genomic segment contains:
- a CDS encoding NosD domain-containing protein — protein MKKHIINTILILITAVVLCGVVSAADYTVGPTETYTTIQSAVNVATDGDNINVNPNNGNPYVETVNINHDLTVKANGQVTVQAPTPASDIFNIQSSGDGTTIQGFTINGPTTARGVFIDHADNCKIINNTIVNCLDGVQAQNSNNVEISGNTISYTGSDYAYGIYSEHGSTGVFSDNTITMTGNGVGDCYGIFAEGASHKITGNTITITNTGTGTATAILLESQSGSGHNIEVSYNTILADAINNGESALDFAETHSDHAFGNNILGGQIANRGSDNHLNFNRIVGYQFIGAVGEVTLDALYNWYGSNSDPGSIMHTVEGATINYNPWLVMNINADPTTIYTGQTSTITADVYKDSANGDHSADASKFFSGPQVTFTTNLGNVGSKSITVDWNFGSATAILRGDEGAGSATVTAADGQVVSTIVNILQAPTVNAATTTAATGNTVGMQTTGAPLVPLALAVLSVLGGFAVTHRKQ, from the coding sequence GTGAAAAAACATATCATAAACACAATATTGATCTTAATCACAGCGGTGGTACTCTGCGGAGTAGTATCAGCAGCAGATTATACTGTTGGACCAACAGAAACCTATACAACCATTCAAAGTGCTGTTAATGTAGCTACTGATGGGGATAATATAAATGTCAACCCTAACAATGGCAATCCTTATGTAGAAACTGTCAATATTAACCACGATCTCACAGTAAAAGCTAATGGACAAGTAACAGTACAAGCACCAACACCCGCAAGTGACATCTTCAATATTCAATCAAGTGGAGATGGTACAACAATTCAGGGATTCACAATTAATGGACCAACAACTGCTCGAGGAGTATTTATAGACCATGCAGACAACTGTAAAATCATCAACAATACTATAGTAAACTGTTTGGATGGAGTGCAAGCCCAAAATTCGAATAATGTCGAAATATCTGGAAACACCATATCATATACAGGTTCTGATTATGCATATGGAATATACTCTGAACATGGATCTACCGGTGTATTTTCTGACAATACCATCACCATGACTGGAAATGGAGTTGGAGACTGTTATGGAATATTTGCAGAGGGAGCTTCACATAAAATCACTGGAAATACCATTACAATAACTAACACCGGCACAGGAACAGCTACAGCAATTCTCTTAGAAAGTCAAAGCGGAAGCGGACATAATATTGAAGTTTCTTACAATACAATATTAGCCGATGCTATTAATAACGGAGAATCTGCATTAGACTTTGCTGAAACACATTCAGATCATGCCTTCGGAAACAATATATTAGGTGGACAAATCGCCAATCGTGGAAGCGACAATCATCTAAACTTCAACAGGATAGTAGGTTACCAGTTTATTGGAGCTGTTGGTGAAGTTACGTTGGATGCGTTATATAATTGGTATGGCTCAAACTCAGACCCTGGCAGTATAATGCATACAGTTGAGGGTGCTACTATTAATTACAATCCCTGGCTTGTAATGAACATTAACGCAGACCCCACCACGATCTACACTGGACAAACTTCGACAATCACTGCAGATGTTTACAAAGATAGTGCAAATGGTGATCACAGCGCAGACGCATCAAAATTCTTCAGCGGTCCTCAAGTAACCTTTACCACAAATTTAGGTAATGTGGGAAGTAAATCTATAACTGTCGACTGGAATTTTGGCAGTGCAACAGCTATTTTACGTGGTGATGAAGGCGCTGGAAGTGCCACAGTAACCGCTGCAGATGGTCAAGTAGTTTCTACAATTGTAAATATTCTCCAGGCTCCAACAGTAAATGCAGCCACTACAACCGCAGCTACAGGAAACACTGTCGGCATGCAAACCACTGGAGCACCGTTAGTGCCATTGGCCTTAGCAGTCCTGAGTGTACTTGGAGGATTTGCAGTTACACACAGAAAACAATAA
- the uppS gene encoding polyprenyl diphosphate synthase — protein MSVLDPLYSIYEWYISRDLRLEEMPKHVAITMDGNRRYARFQRNMSTLDGHKHGRNTLEEFLGWCVDLGIEIVTVYAFSSKNFNRPSEEVEGLMELFKENFEGIAQNKNIHNNEVRVKAVGQLDLLPDDVRRAIDIAEKSTASYDKMILNIAIGYDGRLEIVDTIKKISEKVKDGKLDPASITEKMVNENLYTAGLDDPNLIIRTSGEERFSGFLLWQASYSELYFCDSYWPAFRKVDFLRALRSYQQRERRFGV, from the coding sequence ATGTCTGTTTTAGATCCACTTTATTCGATATATGAATGGTACATATCACGGGATCTCCGGTTGGAGGAGATGCCCAAGCACGTAGCTATAACTATGGATGGTAACCGGCGATATGCCCGGTTTCAAAGAAATATGAGTACTTTAGATGGTCATAAACATGGAAGGAACACTCTTGAAGAATTTTTAGGATGGTGTGTTGATCTGGGAATTGAGATCGTCACTGTTTATGCCTTTTCAAGTAAAAACTTCAACCGACCATCAGAAGAAGTTGAAGGTTTAATGGAGCTTTTTAAAGAAAATTTTGAAGGTATTGCTCAAAATAAGAACATACACAATAATGAAGTTCGTGTAAAAGCTGTGGGGCAGCTTGATTTATTACCGGATGATGTTAGGCGAGCCATAGACATCGCTGAGAAATCAACGGCCAGCTATGATAAGATGATCCTGAATATAGCCATTGGTTACGATGGACGCCTGGAAATTGTGGATACCATTAAAAAGATCTCAGAAAAAGTTAAAGATGGAAAACTTGATCCTGCCAGCATTACTGAAAAAATGGTCAATGAAAACCTTTACACTGCAGGGCTGGATGACCCTAACCTCATTATCCGAACCAGTGGAGAGGAAAGGTTCAGTGGGTTTTTATTATGGCAAGCATCATACTCTGAACTCTATTTCTGTGACAGTTACTGGCCAGCATTCAGAAAAGTAGACTTTTTAAGGGCTTTAAGATCATACCAACAAAGAGAAAGGCGATTTGGGGTTTAA
- the rnc gene encoding ribonuclease III — protein MRILEKFSITPKNLHLYDIAFLHESYSYENNLNECYERLEFLGDAVLDLVVSEFLYESDQDLDEGELTRLRANYVCNKALYTYSMDIGLNQYVKLGAGAELSRRELHSVTGDVFEAFIGALYLDLGLGYVKKFLSQTVLPHIDHGDIFFYDYKSELQQLSNKEGFSIIYELLNEKGEPHKKTFTMAAMIDGENFGEGVGGSKKEAQQNAAKEALKKL, from the coding sequence ATGCGAATCCTGGAAAAATTTTCAATAACACCGAAAAATCTTCATCTTTATGATATAGCATTCTTACACGAGTCCTATTCATATGAAAACAACCTCAATGAGTGTTATGAAAGATTGGAATTTTTAGGTGATGCAGTACTGGATCTGGTGGTATCAGAATTTTTATATGAAAGTGATCAGGATTTAGATGAAGGAGAATTAACCCGATTGCGCGCTAATTACGTGTGCAACAAAGCTCTTTATACTTATTCTATGGATATTGGTCTTAATCAATATGTTAAACTGGGTGCAGGAGCCGAATTATCCCGCAGGGAACTTCATTCAGTTACAGGTGATGTATTCGAAGCATTTATAGGGGCACTATATCTGGATTTGGGATTGGGCTATGTTAAAAAATTCCTTTCACAAACAGTTTTACCCCACATTGACCATGGAGATATCTTTTTTTACGATTATAAATCAGAATTACAGCAATTATCCAATAAGGAAGGCTTCAGTATTATTTATGAGTTACTCAACGAAAAGGGAGAACCCCATAAAAAAACATTCACCATGGCTGCCATGATCGATGGTGAAAATTTTGGTGAGGGTGTGGGTGGAAGTAAAAAGGAAGCCCAGCAGAATGCAGCTAAAGAAGCTTTGAAAAAACTTTAA